In a single window of the Nicotiana tomentosiformis chromosome 8, ASM39032v3, whole genome shotgun sequence genome:
- the LOC104086713 gene encoding transcription factor MYB7-like isoform X1: MGHHCCSKQKVKRGLWSPEEDEKLIRHITSHGHGCWSSVPKLAGLQRCGKSCRLRWINYLRPDVRRGSFTEQEERTIIDVHRILGNRWAQIAKHLPGRTDNEVKNFWNSCIKKKLIAQGLDPNTHNLLKNKTNNSTKAKTNYHQDSTSVFTIDTSTNKEVISMDIKAALASFSPFPHGSNTTTCNTYNYTPIVPNIEYQNPTFTWSGQRNQTATTTSQSQSSDRNHIITQNSMLDFASSSLMESSTNIRQGETEYINENSMWHGTGIEPTTLNPANGPEELMQVQQGEQFPIQTKFCDQEDVYKVNHDQTVENTFDSSNFDFDFVDSTLMPCGLYTNVNSMDQLSWDC; encoded by the exons ATGGGCCATCACTGCTGCAGCAAACAGAAAGTAAAAAGAGGTCTTTGGTCTCCAGAAGAAGATGAAAAACTCATCAGACATATTACCTCTCATGGCCATGGCTGCTGGAGTTCTGTTCCTAAATTAGCAg GGTTACAAAGGTGTGGAAAGAGTTGTAGATTGAGATGGATAAATTACTTGAGGCCAGATGTAAGAAGGGGTTCTTTTACTGAGCAGGAAGAAAGAACCATCATTGATGTTCATAGAATCTTGGGAAATAGATGGGCACAAATAGCCAAACATTTACCTGGTAGGACTGATAATGAAGTGAAGAATTTCTGGAATTCTTGCATTAAAAAAAAGCTTATAGCACAAGGGTTAGATCCAAATACTCACAATCTCCTGAAGAACAAAACCAACAATTCAACCAAAGCCAAAACTAATTATCATCAAGATTCCACCTCAGTTTTCACCATTGATACTTCAACAAATAAAGAAGTAATTTCAATGGACATAAAAGCAGCTCTTGCATCCTTCTCTCCTTTCCCTCATGGTAGTAATACTACTACTTGTAATACATACAATTACACTCCTATTGTTCCCAACATTGAATACCAAAACCCTACTTTCACATGGAGTGGTCAAAGAAACCAGACTGCAACAACTACGTCTCAGTCCCAATCAAGTGACAGAAATCACATCATTACTCAAAATTCCATGTTGGATTTCGCGAGCTCTTCTTTAATGGAAAGCTCTACGAATATACGACAAGGAGAAACGGAGTATATAAATGAGAATAGCATGTGGCATGGAACTGGAATTGAACCAACAACCTTAAATCCTGCCAACGGACCTGAAGAATTAATGCAAGTACAACAAGGGGAACAATTTCCAATTCAGACAAAATTTTGTGATCAAGAGGATGTTTACAAGGTTAACCATGATCAAACGGTGGAGAATACGTTTGATAGCTCTAActttgattttgattttgtggATTCTACATTAATGCCTTGTGGATTGTATACTAATGTCAATTCTATGGATCAACTTTCATGGGATTGTTAG
- the LOC104086713 gene encoding transcription factor MYB7-like isoform X2: MLKEYSPEHGLQRCGKSCRLRWINYLRPDVRRGSFTEQEERTIIDVHRILGNRWAQIAKHLPGRTDNEVKNFWNSCIKKKLIAQGLDPNTHNLLKNKTNNSTKAKTNYHQDSTSVFTIDTSTNKEVISMDIKAALASFSPFPHGSNTTTCNTYNYTPIVPNIEYQNPTFTWSGQRNQTATTTSQSQSSDRNHIITQNSMLDFASSSLMESSTNIRQGETEYINENSMWHGTGIEPTTLNPANGPEELMQVQQGEQFPIQTKFCDQEDVYKVNHDQTVENTFDSSNFDFDFVDSTLMPCGLYTNVNSMDQLSWDC; encoded by the exons ATGCTCAAAGAGTACTCTCCAGAACATG GGTTACAAAGGTGTGGAAAGAGTTGTAGATTGAGATGGATAAATTACTTGAGGCCAGATGTAAGAAGGGGTTCTTTTACTGAGCAGGAAGAAAGAACCATCATTGATGTTCATAGAATCTTGGGAAATAGATGGGCACAAATAGCCAAACATTTACCTGGTAGGACTGATAATGAAGTGAAGAATTTCTGGAATTCTTGCATTAAAAAAAAGCTTATAGCACAAGGGTTAGATCCAAATACTCACAATCTCCTGAAGAACAAAACCAACAATTCAACCAAAGCCAAAACTAATTATCATCAAGATTCCACCTCAGTTTTCACCATTGATACTTCAACAAATAAAGAAGTAATTTCAATGGACATAAAAGCAGCTCTTGCATCCTTCTCTCCTTTCCCTCATGGTAGTAATACTACTACTTGTAATACATACAATTACACTCCTATTGTTCCCAACATTGAATACCAAAACCCTACTTTCACATGGAGTGGTCAAAGAAACCAGACTGCAACAACTACGTCTCAGTCCCAATCAAGTGACAGAAATCACATCATTACTCAAAATTCCATGTTGGATTTCGCGAGCTCTTCTTTAATGGAAAGCTCTACGAATATACGACAAGGAGAAACGGAGTATATAAATGAGAATAGCATGTGGCATGGAACTGGAATTGAACCAACAACCTTAAATCCTGCCAACGGACCTGAAGAATTAATGCAAGTACAACAAGGGGAACAATTTCCAATTCAGACAAAATTTTGTGATCAAGAGGATGTTTACAAGGTTAACCATGATCAAACGGTGGAGAATACGTTTGATAGCTCTAActttgattttgattttgtggATTCTACATTAATGCCTTGTGGATTGTATACTAATGTCAATTCTATGGATCAACTTTCATGGGATTGTTAG